ATTATTATGTTGTTAGCATTTAAAGACATAATTATTAAAtgaaatcaatttatattaacgTGATAAGTCTTCCTATGTTATTAAACTGATATGGCAAGTAGACCCCATCTTGACTGTATATAATAATTTGCCTGCTGATTTCCTCACAATAAGGATTAAATGTTAGCATATTCTTTTTTTCTCCCATTGTTTGCTGATTTTCTTATAATAGAGGGGTAAATGTtagcatattttattttattttctcattctTTTTAACTTGGTACTGAATATATGGCATGATTATATAGTTACATAGATAAGGCCTACTTGTCACAACAGCTTAAGAGTATAGGAAGACTTGCTACATTTAGCATATATTGACGTCGTTTAGCAATTTTGCCTTAAGTGTTAACAATGTATTAATACAAATCcttaagtgaaaaaaaaaaaaaaaagagtcaaAGCCCTATTAATAAAATGTGTTATCTCCTTCCATCTTTTAATTTGGAAAAGTTAATTGGTCCattgaaattaataataatttttagaatCAAATTGattgttaaaaagaaaataaattaataaaattaaaaattttaactaaaatttaaaatagtCATAACAATTTAACTATTTTTTCATCATTTAGCCACAATTTGCttgattaaggaaaaaaaaaaatcttaatcaCATATGTATGTATTAACCTATAATTAACCTTATTAAACTCCACCATTTTCATGCATCATTTCTAGAGGCAACTTTATGTTTTAATTCAGTTATAAAAATAGACTAAAATATGCATGTGCTTGCTTTAaacttgaaaaaaaataaatgcaaaattccaaaaaaataaaaattaaattaatttctcaaattataaaagaaaataaaaaaaaattaacttgaaGAATTTAAATGACCTCAAATGAATTGACAGAAAATGAATTccactaaaattaataaaaatttttagaaaataagttTTGTATGCTAAGATGTTCTCTAATCAAGAAATAATCCAGTTGATAATGGAACATACTCTCTACATTgtgaattaaattttatttcaaaatcatACTATAAAAGtgatatatttatttaatccTTATACTTATTGAAGAGTTTTAATTtagtctatttttaattttttttaaaatttagttaaaagttttaatttaactcaaaaattgaaaaaaaattaaaaaatcaagctTTTTGAACttcaattaagaaattaaaaattttaatttttttattatttttttatttaagtaaagaaatcaagaaatttaattcataaattttaatttttagatcaaattaaatttaaattaaaactttcaaattaatttagataaaaaaaataaaaaataggttaaattaaactttttaaataAGTACACTCAAACTTTTTGCCTTTGTTTAATTGGCTTGGCATGTGAATGAATTGCATTTAACCGATTTagaaacacaatttccattatttgcattataaaataaaaagaaaaggaaaataaaaaacaaataatttttaacataaaagaatttatatataaattaaatttaagaaaaaaaatggcAATACCCATATGGCCATGTACATTACCTCTAGGTACTTAACTCCAAGAGGGGAACCAAAaaggattttttaaaaaattcaaaaaagtcTTTCAGTATTATTTTACTcagaattatttattttttttatttttcctttttttttcttttcctttttaaaaCTTTCAATCCCATATGGGCTGGGCTTCTTAATGGGCCCAGGCCTACTGCATTGGGCTAATACAGAAAAACCTCTACACTGGAATTTCTTACTTGGAGGCAAAGTGGGCAAGCTTGAACCACTTGGTCACATTCTGTACAGAGACACATATGCCGACACGGCAGCAGCACCACCGTTGCTGCCCGTTTCTGGCACCCCTTGCAACTCGGACCTGCTGTCACTATCACCCTCTCGGGATCAACGTAAGCGGACTCCGCATCCTCCGCCTGCCCCTCTACTCCCCCGGAGCATCCTAGCCCGCCGTCGTCTCCTCTCCTGTTATCTTGCGCCGCCACTCCTCCGCTCATTATCGCCTGCTGCAGTTGCGCCTGTAGAGATGCCGCCGTAGCCTCTTGTGCCCTGGCTTTCGCCTGCCAAACCTGCGCCTCCACACTGAGTTGGGCAGCACGTGCCTCTAATTCGGCGTTTCGTCGAGTGGCCTTTTCGACTTCTGCTTCTTTCTCCTTCAGTCGTCTGGCTATTGATTCCTCCACCGTGCTCAGCAGAGCACGATAGTGCCTCTGCTTCTTCTCGGCTAATGTGCGCCTCAACTGCTCTCCCTGTAATGGAAATGAACCATTGCGTTTCATCTACGTACAACAATCAACagaaaaaaaattccaaaaaaaaaagagagaagatgGATACCTGGGCTTGAATGAATTGGTCTATCTCGTCTCTTTGGCGTTTAATTTCGGTGGCAAAATCTTCTGATAACAAGGATAAGAAAGGAGAGGATTGGGATACAAAACTCTGATGTTGCTGGCTCTGATAATGGTGATTTTGTTGTATTTGTTGCTGCTGTTGCTGTTGGTCGCCAAAGGATAACTTTAGGCCGGTGGAGACAACATTTGGTTGAGAGGGGTGGTGTTGGTGGTGGTGGTTATGGAGTTGAGAGAGTTCTATTAACTGAGGAGCTTGAGATTGCATAGAGAATGGATTGATTGTTGGCCCTGTTGTGATGCCACCGGTGGTGGTGGTTGTAATTGCTACCGTTGCCGCTGCTGCTGACATTTCTCTTCCTCTCTTGCGAGGATTATTAGCCCCTGCAGGCACATATTTTAAAatcttgattatgattattatcaaAATTTACATCTTTTTATATTTGAATCTtcataagaagaagaaaaaataaaattcagGGGTTGGCTAACCTCCATTGGTGAATAGCATATGGGATTGATCAAGAAATCTTCCTGGTTGTGGTTGCAATGAATAATCATGACCCTCTTGCCCGTTTCTGTAAAACATAGAGAAGAGGATAAGTGAAAGATTgattaaaccaaaaaaaaaaaagagagagagagagagagagagaaagggataAAGAATCAAAACAAACCTGTTTAGAAGGAGAACATTTGAAGGGTATTGAGCTTGAACGGCCATTGATAGACAGATATATAGAACGACtgggagagaaatgaagctttgatGTTTGTGGTGTGTGTATTTgatgaagagaaagaaagaagagataAAAGGGTATGGGTAATATGGAGTTATGGAGCAATGTGAAAGGCAGCAATAACGCTAGCACATAAGAAGCATGAAAAGATGATTAGCTGATGCCCCCCAAGCCAAGGCGGACTCTTCAATGAGACcccgaaaaaaaaaaagggggaatgAGACAGACAGGTACTAGTACAAAACTATTCTTCTCCTCCTTTCCTCATTATTCGCAGGAATACAAAGaaaattagagagagagagagagagagagagagagagggaatcaAATGAATGGAATTATATCTGTTGAAAGGCCACCACAAAACAAATCCAACACTAATGCTCCCACCACCATAACTCTtctcatcttttggttttatctttCTTTTCCTTTACTTTCCTTCCTTGTTGTGCCTGTTATATACGGTCTGATTTGCTGTTGTTTGTATGTATGTGTTACATATATGTGGTGAAGGGAACGGATGGGAAGGGAaaggcgagagagagagagagagagagagagagaggggataCAAGGGAATAGGAAGGAGTAGAAGGAGAGATGCGATTAAAACGAATCGGTCCAAGAGAGAGACACCCTTATTGGCTTATTCTGctctttcttttatttctttgttGGCCTTCGCTTTCctcttctgctcttcttcttcgcgtgGGGGTGGGTTGGCTTTTCTTAAGGagtcttgtgtttgttatcagcaACACCAATACTGTTACTactttttttgttattattttgatttgtcacaataataatataaatttttttattaaaataaataaataaataaaagaaaaaatcaaTGGATTTCTGATGTGCAGTAGTTGCAACTGGTAGAAAAGGGTGGGGATGTCAGCACTTTGCAGCCTTCCCCCTACCCTACCCTTGGGTTTCATTGTATTATGGGCCCATTGGGAATTATCGCCAGCATTTTTAATATAGTCTATTattatatgaatttttttatttataattttttaatgaataaattttaaaattatcttCCTTAATACAAATAAAACATTTATCATGATGctgtcaaaattttttttatggtaatttttatattattaaataaattaatgtatTAAATTGTGAATTCACAAAAAAAATATCTTACCCGTttgtttgaatttttaattgtgcatgaaaaacaaaaagaaattagagagaataaatgaaaaaaaataaaatatatatataattttttatgttgtttgaataaattattaaaatattaaaaaaatacaaattttcaCTTAAAAAGAGACAAATAACTATTATACTTTTTTATGtctattatattataaaatggcatttaagtatttttaaataaataatacttatttttttccattttctttcaatttagagggacatattttgaattaattacaaaaaatttgagaagtatatatatttttttcttatgtttttatttttaatggttGGATGTAGTTTGTTCTTATCATTGATTATCAAGGGGAGGGTGTGGGATTTCTATCCTCAAACTTGATCATTTGATTGTTCATTTGGAAACCATAGATTCACTAGAGTACTAAGTTCCAATAACATTTTCTAATTTTCATAGGGGGGAATTGTGGCAATAACAGAGACTTCTAGTGGTGCTATCGGTGAGGGGAATGGCAGGAGAAGAGATTCTTGGTGCCATCGACAACAAACGGAGAAGAAATTACAGTTGGGTGTTTTAGTTTTCTCTTTTTCAAGTTGAAATTTTATACATGAAATGGGACTAGAGAGGGCTCAATTAACGAAAGAAGGAGGTAGAGGGTTGGTTAGTGAACAATAAAGTCCTTGTTACCTATTTCTACCGGTTTACAAGTTAAAATGCTGATGTGGCACCTAAGGGTGTTCAATCAATTGGTTTGGTTCCGCGCCAAACCAAACTGCGAAAACTGAATTATCAAAATCTTACAAAATGGAAACTAaactaaattgaaatgatagagaaattgaatcaaatcgatttgattcggttcgattgTTTGGCTTTTTACAAAAGGCAAAAAACTATGTTTACATAAAAACATTATTGTTTCCTCACTTCCCTTACCTAGTTCCCAGTGCCTCATCCCTAATCTTAAGCCTAACAACCATTCATCCAAACAAATGGCAACAATGAACAATCAATTAATCAAAGCAAAATCTCATCCGACAACGAACAATCGCTCACATCCAAAATTATAAATTACAAAGTTTTCAAACTACAAATATTTGCAATTTTaattaacaaatttaaaatttcaacaaaatcaaAGCTTGAGGCTGCTGTGGGGACTAGAGAGAGTACTTATGGAAGGAAATTATGGTATTCAAAGTGCTATAATGGCAGCTGCTATGTGCATGGTTTTGGAGCTATAAGGGTGTGGGTTCTCTGGTGAGCTGGTGGGTGACAATTACATCAAGTTTTAGGGTTATATGACTATGAGAAGATGGAGAAGAGGGGATTAATGAGGTAAGGCGATATAGCAGCATGATTAGTTGAAGAAGGAGATGTGAGTGGGTCTCAGCAAGGTATGTGGGTATGGCCGAAAGAGAGTGCAAAGGGAATTGAGGAGAGCAGTTAAGATTTTTGATGGTGCTGTAGAACTGGGAATTTCAATTGGGCATCAACATCAACTTGTCTGAAGGGGGAGGAACAAAGATAAAAACAGAGGAAGGTATTGGCTAGAAGTGCGACTGAGTCAATAAAAGAAGGGTAGGTTGCTGACTGCTTGTTGGGATTTTATGAGTGTAAGagcaaaaaaatgaaaaaatgaaaCATAGCTTATATAGCTTAGTTGCTTAGGGTTTAATCCTATATTTATATATACCCAAGCAAAACAGTAACACTTCAGGTATAGGATTAAAATTTAATTCGATTAATTCAAATTTTTTACTATGAAAAGATGCAACTCTTTTTAACGGTTACATGTATAAAAAGATGAATTTTTCAATCAAAAGATAGGGACACTTTGAGTACCATATATAAGAGCTTCAAGTTATTTGTAAGGAGTAATAAAAGAACAAATGAGTATACATTTGTGAGTATATAAGTTTAgcttgatttttttttatctttgaaGGCTCTCATTTTAAACAAGTTTAGGGGCACTTTGTTTCTACGAAGAAGATACTCATTTTGACTGTGAATTAATCTATATAATTCATTATAAATATGTGATTACATGatagactaatgaaataaatatggtGAAGATCCTAGGGTTGTACGAACATGGGTTAGAATCCATGTATTTAAATCCATATATTGAGTCTTATATTTTTCTTCACGTCCTTTCTCTCTCCTTCAATCTTTTACTATCCCAtttaggggagagcagttttcggtttaaaccgaaaaacctaaccgaattgagtcaattcggttcaatcggttagATTTTAAAACcaattggttcggttcggtttataattttgataatttcgattaatcggtttggttatgttattttcataaaaaaaccgaaccgaaccgaaattatatatatatatatcaagaaaatcgaaccgaaccataaGATTTAGGTTTGAtcagtttaaaaccgaaccgaacccaaTTGGAAatcaaatactcaatttataaattttggtttgatcggtttaaaaccgaaccgatatttatcggtttgattttttcttattaatcagtttggttcggtttttaaaatttgttatttTCGATTTTCAATTTTATCGGTTTGGTTCAGTTTGAAACCGaatcgaccgtttgcacacccttaATCCCATTTCCCACCTTTTGCTTACTTCCACCATTGCCAATGTGGGTCCCACTAAAACAATCACCAGAAGTAGTGGCAATTGTGGTGACGGTGGCAGTAAGGCCTTCTCTTTGTCTCCTTATCTCTATATCCCTCCTTAACTCT
The Hevea brasiliensis isolate MT/VB/25A 57/8 chromosome 15, ASM3005281v1, whole genome shotgun sequence genome window above contains:
- the LOC110671514 gene encoding E3 ubiquitin-protein ligase BOI, which codes for MAVQAQYPSNVLLLNRNGQEGHDYSLQPQPGRFLDQSHMLFTNGGANNPRKRGREMSAAAATVAITTTTTGGITTGPTINPFSMQSQAPQLIELSQLHNHHHQHHPSQPNVVSTGLKLSFGDQQQQQQQIQQNHHYQSQQHQSFVSQSSPFLSLLSEDFATEIKRQRDEIDQFIQAQGEQLRRTLAEKKQRHYRALLSTVEESIARRLKEKEAEVEKATRRNAELEARAAQLSVEAQVWQAKARAQEATAASLQAQLQQAIMSGGVAAQDNRRGDDGGLGCSGGVEGQAEDAESAYVDPERVIVTAGPSCKGCQKRAATVVLLPCRHMCLCTECDQVVQACPLCLQVRNSSVEVFLY